AATTTCTTTTGATGATCTTGACCTGGAACAACAGGTGTTTCTTGCCTCCTTCAGCTGGTCTTATCTCAATCTTTTTGAAGGAGAAGCTCAGGCCGAAACTCCTTTTTTCCACTACAAACCTCCCCTGCTCGTCTACGATATACACCTGCTTGACGAGACTTTTCTTATTTGATATTTAAATTGATTTTTTGAACCCTGCAGGCCGGGGTTGCTGTGTTTGTTCACATTTAGATCAATTTAATATCAAAGCATGCTTAATAGAATAATTCATTATTTTTTATATAACAGGTTGGTAACTATGCTGTTGCTGATCTTTATGATTGGCTGGGGTGTGGTCACTTCTCCTTTCGACTGGGATTTTGACCTTCTGCCACGTGACCCTGTGCCGGTAGATGCCATCCCCGACCTGGGAGAGAATCAGCAGATTGTCTTTACCGAATGGCCGGGACGTTCGCCTCAGGATATCGAAGACCAGATCACCTATCCTCTCACAACTGCTTTACTCGGAATTCCGGGAGTGGAATCCATTAGAAGTACGTCCATGTTCGGGTTTTCCAGCATCAACATCATTTTTGATGAAGATGTGGAATTCTACTGGTCGCGCACCCGCATTCTCGAAAAGATCAATTCCCTGTCTCCGGGACTTTTACCCGAAGATGCCCAGCCTACACTTGGTCCCGATGCTACGGCCCTTGGCCAGGTGTTCTGGTATACGCTTGAAGGAAGGGATTCTGCAGGCAATGTTACCGGCGGCTGGAACCTGCATGAGATCCGTTCGGTGCAGGATTACTACGTGAAGCTCGGGTTAAGCGGAGTAGATGGAGTTTCTGAAGTTGCTTCTGTAGGCGGATTTGTAAGGGAATACCAGGTAGATGTAGATCCCGATGCTTTAAAAGCCTTTAATGTGGGCATCGACGACGTGATGATGGCAGTGAAGAACTCCAACCGCGATATTGGTGCCAAGACCATTGAGGTGAACAAGGTAGAATACCTGGTTCGAGGTCTGGGGTATATCGAATCTTTGGAAGATATAGAAAATACCGTGGTGGCAGTCAATGAAAACAAACCTATCCTTATCTCTGATATTGGCGTGGTCACCCTTGGGCCTGCTGAAAGACGCGGAATCCTCGACAAAGCCGGGGCCGAGGTCGCCGGCGGAGTGGTGGTGGCGCGTTACGGCTCAAACCCTTTGGCGGTGATCAACAATGTCAAGGATAAAATAGAGGAGATTGCCCCCGGAATGCCTACAAAGGTATTACAGGATGGAACGGTGAGTAAACTGACCATAGTTCCTTTCTATGATCGCACCCAGTTGATACAGGAAACTTTGGGAACCCTCGAAAATGCCCTTTCTGACGAGATCCTTATCAGTATCATTGTCGTGATCATTTTGGTGCTCAACTTACGTGCGTCAATTCTTATTTCCAGTCTGCTGCCCATTGCGGTGCTTATGACCTTTATCGCCATGCGTTACTTTGGGGTAGATGCCAATGTGGTGGCGCTTTCAGGAATTGCGATCGCTATTGGCGTGATGGTCGATGTGGGGATTGTCTTTGTTGAAAATACCCTGCGGCACCTTGAATTTCCGGAGAACCGCGATGCGCGTGGTGCCAAATTGCTGCAGGTGATCAAAACTGCAACCGTAGAAGTTGGCCCCGCAGTTACCACCGCCCTGGCTACTACAGTGGTAAGCTTCCTTCCGGTTTTCTTTATGGAACACGCCGAAGGAAAACTCTTTATTCCATTGGCTTTCACCAAAACTTTTGCACTGGTGGCAGCTTTCCTGCTGGGCATCCTGGTGCTGCCAATGCTTTCCTATTATTTCTTTTCTTTCAGACTGCAAAAAGAAAGGGTGAACCGTATATGGAACTACAGCCTTGTTGCCGGCGGAATCATTCTCGCCCTTTTATTCTCAATGTGGCTGCCGCTGGCCTTGGCCGGGATTGGAATTTTGAGGTTGCTCGAACCTAAAAGCCGTGGTTTACTGGGAAGGTATTCCCGCGAAATTTCGCTGTTCATCATCCTGGCAGTAACTATCTTCTTCCTCACTACGCACTGGATGCCGCTGGGGCTTAGAAATTCCATTATTGAAAATTACCTGTTCGTGATCGTCCTTTTGGTGATCACCCTGGCAGTTTTACTTTCGGTGGTAAGGTTTTACGAGCCAATCTTAAAATGGTGCCTTCAGAATAAGAAGACCTTTTTAATGCTGCCTGTAATCACCATTCTAATCGGGATTTTGATCTGGCAGGGCTTTCCCAAAATCTTCGGATTTATTGGTGACGGCGCAGAAAAAGTTGGCTGGGAAATTAGGGAAACTGCGGCCTGGGAAGGTGCTTCCGAAGCTTTTCCCGGAGTGGGCAAAGAATTCATGCCTACGTTAAATGAGGGTAGTTTCCTGTTAATGCCCACCGCTATGCCACACCTGGGTATTGAAGGCAGTAAAGAAGTGCTTCAAAAACTGGATATGGCCGTCACTAATATTCCTGAAGTTGAAGTTGCGGTAGGGAAACTGGGAAGGG
This Salinimicrobium tongyeongense DNA region includes the following protein-coding sequences:
- a CDS encoding efflux RND transporter permease subunit, with product MLNRIIHYFLYNRLVTMLLLIFMIGWGVVTSPFDWDFDLLPRDPVPVDAIPDLGENQQIVFTEWPGRSPQDIEDQITYPLTTALLGIPGVESIRSTSMFGFSSINIIFDEDVEFYWSRTRILEKINSLSPGLLPEDAQPTLGPDATALGQVFWYTLEGRDSAGNVTGGWNLHEIRSVQDYYVKLGLSGVDGVSEVASVGGFVREYQVDVDPDALKAFNVGIDDVMMAVKNSNRDIGAKTIEVNKVEYLVRGLGYIESLEDIENTVVAVNENKPILISDIGVVTLGPAERRGILDKAGAEVAGGVVVARYGSNPLAVINNVKDKIEEIAPGMPTKVLQDGTVSKLTIVPFYDRTQLIQETLGTLENALSDEILISIIVVIILVLNLRASILISSLLPIAVLMTFIAMRYFGVDANVVALSGIAIAIGVMVDVGIVFVENTLRHLEFPENRDARGAKLLQVIKTATVEVGPAVTTALATTVVSFLPVFFMEHAEGKLFIPLAFTKTFALVAAFLLGILVLPMLSYYFFSFRLQKERVNRIWNYSLVAGGIILALLFSMWLPLALAGIGILRLLEPKSRGLLGRYSREISLFIILAVTIFFLTTHWMPLGLRNSIIENYLFVIVLLVITLAVLLSVVRFYEPILKWCLQNKKTFLMLPVITILIGILIWQGFPKIFGFIGDGAEKVGWEIRETAAWEGASEAFPGVGKEFMPTLNEGSFLLMPTAMPHLGIEGSKEVLQKLDMAVTNIPEVEVAVGKLGRAETAIDPAPISMYENVINYKPEYILNEEGDLQRFRVDDNGNFVLRTGEALSNSEAVLGNITAKDLIPDEDGEYFRNWREHINSPDDIWNEIVNATRLPGITSAPKLQPIETRLVMLQTGMRAPMGIKVYGPDLETIQNFGFELEEILKQVPSVKEEAVFADRIVGKPYLELDINRQNIARYGLSIEKVQQTIETAIGGMEITTTVEGRERYPVRVRYPRELRNSPEEIERILVPTPTGAQIPLGQLVEVRYVKGPQMIKSEDTFLVGYVLFDKKQDFAEVSVVNDAQHLIAEKIASGELEVPPGVSFEFSGNYENQVRAVKRLAIVIPISLVIIFLLLYFQFKTVIASTIHFSGVFVAFAGGFIMIWLYGQPWFMDFSISGLNMRDLFQMGTINLSVAVWVGFIALFGIATDDGVLMGTYIHQVFEKRDPQTVPQVRAAVLEAGKKRVRPAMMTTAVTIIALFPVLTSTGKGADIMVPMAIPIVGGMVIQIMTIFVVPVLQAIWRETVVTRNENKITAE